In the Dendrosporobacter quercicolus genome, GCCATTGTAGCCGGCCTTGTAGCCGCTAATGCCGCAGTCGGCGGTCCGCTGAGCAAACAGCAGTTATTTGAACTGGCTACTGAGTTCGAAGGCCATCCGGATAATGTTGCACCTGCCATATTTGGCGGGATAACATTGAGCGCCGTCTATCAGGAAAAAGCACACTGCCTGCGGTTTTTACCGCCCGGAGTACTGGAAATGGTGGTGGCAATTCCGGCGTTTAATTTATCAACCAAAGCAGCGCGGCAGGTATTGCCGGAAACCGTTGCCTATCAGGACGCTGTATTTAATATCAGCCGGACGGCTTTATTAATCGGGGCTCTCAGCCAGGGGGCGTTTGGTCATTTGCAATGCGCGCTTGAAGATCGGCTCCATCAGCCATATCGTGAAGCGCTGATTCCGGGAATGCGGGATGTCTTTCAGGCGGCTAACAAGCAAGGCGCTTATGGTTCGGCGATCAGTGGCGCCGGTCCATGCCTGATTGCTTTTACGCAACAAAATGCCGCGCCGATTGGGGAAGCTATGGTGGCTGCATTTAAAGCAAATAATATTGATGCGACCTATGTAATACTGCATATTGATCAGGCTGGCGCAAGGCTGATCGACGCTTAAAGGCCCAAGTTACCGGGATTATCGCACTAGCGGGATTAAGAAGCTAACAGCCGGAGGATTGAAAAGGAGGTTAGCTTTTTTCTTCGTCTGCAATCTAGCTGCTTTGGTATTTTTTACATAATGAACTTTGACTCATTTTACGTTAGGACTGCAGAAATCGCTGTATGGGCCGCCGGGGAATTTCCGGCGGCTGATATTTTGTTTCGGGCGAACTTGTGTGGGCCGCTCGAATATATTATTGATTTGGCCCGGTGTAGCCTGATACCATCGGCGCTCATAAGATGGATTATAGACGCTGAATTGACAGCAAAAGCGGCTTGGCGCCGGTACAGAGCACCGGCGTGCGAGAGGTCTTATGATTGGAGTGATGATGAATGGCTAAGTATTTTACGTCGGAGGAATTTGCCTGCAAGCATTGCGGGATAGAGCCGGGGATCGATGTTCGCCTTCAACATATTCTTGATGCAATGCGGGAGGCTGTCGGCGGTCCGCTGTATTTATCCAGCGTGTACCGCTGTCCTGAGCATAACGCTGCAGTCGGCGGCGTGCCGAACAGTTACCACGTCCAGGGGATGGCCGCTGATATTTTAGTGCCTGACGGCCTTACGGTTAATGCATTAGCTGAAATTGCCGAGCAATGCGGTGCAGATGGGATCGGGCGGTATTATTCACAGGGTTTCGTCCATGTGGATACCCGCGGCTACACTGCCCGGTGGGAGGAATGACGCGGCGATTGGACGGCTAATTCGGTTAAACCTGGGCAGGTCATTAAACTTCGGAGATTTACCAGTCGACTTATTTCGGGTACAAAATAGATCTCTGGCAATTGAAATCGCTTCGACGATTTTATGCTAGGGATCTTGATTTGACTGGCATGTATATTCGGGTAGACGTAGTATAGATGTGCGCCGGGCTGAATTATTAACGCACGCGGCTGTGGATAAGCTATATTTGCCGGTACCTGGCAGGCGAATTTGTTTGATGAGGAAGGGTTTATAAGGGGGAAGTTTACGGCTGGCTGGGATTTTATAGTTGTCTGTTGACAGAATGTGACATTATTTATTATCTAATCGGGTATACAATCGAATTAAAACGAATTGAGAGGGAAACGCTGTGAAACTGACAAAATCAATTATACTAGCCTTAATGCTATTATATTTGATGGGGCTTGCCGGTTGCGGAACGAAAGAAACGCCGGCAACTGTTGCCGAAAAGTATCCGGACAGGCCGATTACATTGATTGTGCCGTTTGCGGCTGGCGGCACTACCGATATGGTGGCTAGAGCAATGGAAAGAGTAGCCTATAAGCATCTTGGGCAAAATTTAATGATCAAAAATGTAACTGGCGCTGGCGGCAGCTTGGGCTGGAATGAATTAGTGGAATCAAACGATGACGGCTATACCCTGGGGATTGTTGTTACTAGTGTCTTACTACAATCATTATACGAACAAAGCCGCTATCATTATACATCAGCCTTAGATCCCTTAGTACAAATTATGGATGTCCCGCCGGTTGTTGTTGTTCGAGCAGATAAATCCTGGAAGGATATGACCGAGTTAATTAAGCACGCCAAGGAACACCCAAGCGATATAAAACTGGGTCATCAAGGATTGGGAACGGGAAACCATGTTGCCGGAGAGAGAATTAATAGGAAAGTCGGCATAAATGTACCGCAGGTTCCCTTTAAAGGTGATTCGGAGGTTGTAGCCGCATTATTAGGCGATCATGTACAGTATATCATTGTTCCGCCGCCTGTAATAAAAGAATATGTAAAGAGCGGCATGGTTAAAGTGTTAGGAACTACTGCTATGAAGCGCATGACTGATCCGGTATTCAGCAATGCGCCTACGTTACAGGAGCAAGGAATAGATGTTGTTTTCAGCTCATGGTACGGTATTGCTGTTCACAAAGGCCTGCCGCCGGAAATAAAAGCTAAGCTGTTAGCTGGACTTGAAAAAACAGTGAATGATCCTGAGTACATAGAAAACATGAAAAAGCTAGGCATGGAAGTAGATTATTTAGGACATGAAGAATTTTTTAAAAAGTGGCTTGTTGATGCTAGGCAGCTTAAGGAAGTAGTCAAAGAATCCGGCATTACTGAAAAAATAGCGGCGCAGAAAAAGTAAGGCGGATTTATCATTCCCGGTTTAGCTTATTGCTGGCCGATTTTCTCCTTTCCATAAGACCGTAAAAAAGTACCAGTCCCGAACCACGGACTGATTATATATTTTATTCGATGATTTCTATGATGATTTCTATATAGTGTGATAAGAACTACATGTAAGAGATAACATTCTCCAGACGGGACACTCAAACCGCTCAATATCCGTTAGACTGACGGAAAGGCATATTCGGTAGACCTATTTTCGTGCGCCAGGCTGCCTTACTCAAAGCAGGCGGCTGTGGCATAAGATATACTTGCCGGATACATGGCAAGCAGGTGTATTTGTTTGACGAGGAAGGGAAATGGTTTATAGAGTGTGACGGAGGAATTCGGCGAAACATATTGAAATCTTTTAGTATGTAAATAACGAGCGAGGTTTACCTATGAAAAGAGTCAGTTTAATATTTATTGCTATTTTATTTCTTATCAGTAGTATGGCATCTGTTTTTGCTAAAGATATTACTCGTCCTCCCGTTGTCTTAAAAAAAGTAGAGACTGTATATCCTATAGAAGCTCAAAAGCAAGGGATAGAGGGAAGAGTAGTTTTAAAAGTCTTTGTATCCGAAAAAGGAGAAGTCCGAAATATTGAAATTGTTGAAAGCTCTGGTCATGATAGTCTTGACCAAGCTGCCATTGACTCTGTTAAGCGATGGAGATTTATTCCTGCGGACGTTAACGGAAAGAAGTGTGCATCTGATACGGAGATAACTGTTGTATTTATGCTGAAGTCATAACATAAAACTCCCTATCCGGAATGCGGATGCAGGGAGTTTTTTTACATTATAATAAATTTCGTTGCCTAATCCAGCCTAGTCAGCCGAAAAACTGGAAGATTCTAATGGGTTTGACATTGAATCCATTGGCAAATCAAATATCCAAGTTGAAATTGAAGAAAAGCGGAAATGACATTACTTTTTATGTTTTTCTACTAAACCATCAGTAGGTGATGTTGTTACAATCAAAATCAATAATCGGGTTTTTAAGTACAGCTGATTAAAAAGCCATTGGTTACTGTTTTTTTTCTTTTTCGTCCAAATGCTTATTGGCCGATGGCTGTAATGCAGGTGTGCATTTTATTGCCATATCGCTTTCCTGCCAACATTGATAAGCATACAGGAAAAAAGCAATTATGGTAGATAAAAGCAGCATTTGCAGGTCGGATATATGAATATCGACAATGCCTCGCCGGGAGAACCAACTTAGGATAAAAAAAGACAGTACTAAATCTATAAGTACATTAGCGGCGAGGTATTTTAGAAAGTTGCCATAAGTGAACTTGAAAATCCAAATAATACCTACTAAATAAGCACTATATGAGATCGGTGGCATATTGATTAACGGAAATATATTTTCATGAGGTACCCACCAACCCAAAGATATACCGATTTCCATAAAAAATGTAGTAATAAGGCTGCCGAATAATGCAACCGGCATGTAGCGTTTTAAATCTTCTTTCTTAAGAAAAAAGATAGATAACCAAGGTAGGATAACACTTGCCCACAATATTGTTTGATTGCTCAATTGTATCAACTCCAAAACTAAGTTTTAACATAAGTATTTCTTTATTTTTAGCAATTATGTGAAATCGGAGATGAGATTTTGTGCCATAAAAATATTGTAGCGTGGGTGATGAGGAAGGTAAGTGGTTTATAGAGTAAATTGTCCCGGTTGGCATTTTTGGGCTGACCGGCTTTATTTTTTCTCCTGACAAAATATGACAATCTTTTTTATGTAATCGGGTATAAAATCGAATTAAAACGAAATAAGGGAGGAAATGCTGTGAAAAATAGAAAATCAATTGCGTTGTCCTTACTGCTGTTATGTTCGATGGGGCTGGCTGCTGGCTGCGGAACGAAAGAGACGCCGGCAACTGCTGCCGAGAAGTATCCTGATAAGGCGATTACGTTGATTGTTCCATTTGCGGCTGGCGGAAGTGCAGATATGATGGCCAGGGCAATGGGAAAATCGGCTTACAAACATCTTGGTCAGAATGTCGTCATAAAAAATGTGCCTGGCGCGGGCGGGATTTTAGGCTGGAATGAGTTGGTTGAATCGGGGGAGGACGGCTATACGTTGGGAACCGTGGATACAAGTGCGTTGTTGCAGCCACTCTATGGGACAACCCCGTATCACTATTCATCAGCTTTAGATCCATTAGTGCAGATTATGGAACTGCCGGCTATTGCGGCTGTTCGCTCCGATTGCCCCTGGAACAGTCTGGCCGAGTTAGTGGATTATGCTAAACAGCATCCCCACGCTGTTAAATTTGGACATAGCGGGTTAGGGAGCGGAAATCATCTTGCAGGCGAAATGATTGTGCTAAATGCCGGAGTTGCCTTGGATCAAGTACCTTTTAAAGGTGCCGCGGAATCATTGGCTGCTCTATTGGGAGGACATGTTCAGTTAATGTTTTCTGCTGCTCCCGGAATACAAGAACATGTGAAAAGCGGTGCAGTAAAAGTCATTGGTGTTGGATCCACAAAACGAATGAGCGATCCTCTTTACAGCAACGTTCCTACTTTTCAGGAACAGGGAATCGATGTGGTATTCAGCTTCTTCTTTGGCATTGCTGCCCACAAAGGCATGCCAAAAGAAGTAAAAACCAAATTATTAGAGGGTCTTGAAAAAACAGTGAATGATCCTGAGTACATAGAAAACATGAGAAAGCTAGGCATGGAAGTTAATTACTTAGGGCATGAAGAATTTTTTCAAAAATGGCTTAAAGAAACAAGAAGACTTACGCAAGTAGTAAAAGAATCCGGTATTGCTGAAAAAATAGCAGAGCAGAGAAAGTGATATATTCAATAAAAAGTCCGGTCGCGACATCACTCACTGGCCGGTTTTTTTATTGAGGAGTACGAAGCAGCTATATAGACGCTCTTGGTACTAAATAATCTTAAAATCGGATTGCAGTACGGTTGCAGTACAGAAGCAAAAAGACCATCCTAAAAGGATGGTCTGACTCTTGTATAATCTGGTCGGAGCGACACGACTTGAACGTGCGGCCTCTACCACCCCAAGGTAGCGCTCTACCAAGCTGAGCTACGCCCCGACTAGCGACGATTAATATCTTATCGTCTTTTGGCTGATTTGTCAAGGAAAAGAAATATTTAGTTCAGCTTATATTCCCGACTCTGTTTGGCAATTCTGTTACATTGGCCGATGCTTTTTTCTGGCTCCGAACTGACATATGATTTAATTCTTATTATGTTGGCGATAGGTTGGACTGTACAAGGTTATTTAACGATTAATACCGGTATAGGCG is a window encoding:
- the thrB gene encoding homoserine kinase gives rise to the protein MPKTVKVCVPGTTANCGPGFDAVGIACTIYNELELTLNRSDKLNIEILGEGRGIIPSDEQNIVWQAVQAVLARTGKSYRGAHIKMTNNVPLARGLGSSAAAIVAGLVAANAAVGGPLSKQQLFELATEFEGHPDNVAPAIFGGITLSAVYQEKAHCLRFLPPGVLEMVVAIPAFNLSTKAARQVLPETVAYQDAVFNISRTALLIGALSQGAFGHLQCALEDRLHQPYREALIPGMRDVFQAANKQGAYGSAISGAGPCLIAFTQQNAAPIGEAMVAAFKANNIDATYVILHIDQAGARLIDA
- a CDS encoding YcbK family protein, producing MAKYFTSEEFACKHCGIEPGIDVRLQHILDAMREAVGGPLYLSSVYRCPEHNAAVGGVPNSYHVQGMAADILVPDGLTVNALAEIAEQCGADGIGRYYSQGFVHVDTRGYTARWEE
- a CDS encoding Bug family tripartite tricarboxylate transporter substrate binding protein; the protein is MKLTKSIILALMLLYLMGLAGCGTKETPATVAEKYPDRPITLIVPFAAGGTTDMVARAMERVAYKHLGQNLMIKNVTGAGGSLGWNELVESNDDGYTLGIVVTSVLLQSLYEQSRYHYTSALDPLVQIMDVPPVVVVRADKSWKDMTELIKHAKEHPSDIKLGHQGLGTGNHVAGERINRKVGINVPQVPFKGDSEVVAALLGDHVQYIIVPPPVIKEYVKSGMVKVLGTTAMKRMTDPVFSNAPTLQEQGIDVVFSSWYGIAVHKGLPPEIKAKLLAGLEKTVNDPEYIENMKKLGMEVDYLGHEEFFKKWLVDARQLKEVVKESGITEKIAAQKK
- a CDS encoding energy transducer TonB: MKRVSLIFIAILFLISSMASVFAKDITRPPVVLKKVETVYPIEAQKQGIEGRVVLKVFVSEKGEVRNIEIVESSGHDSLDQAAIDSVKRWRFIPADVNGKKCASDTEITVVFMLKS
- a CDS encoding Bug family tripartite tricarboxylate transporter substrate binding protein yields the protein MKNRKSIALSLLLLCSMGLAAGCGTKETPATAAEKYPDKAITLIVPFAAGGSADMMARAMGKSAYKHLGQNVVIKNVPGAGGILGWNELVESGEDGYTLGTVDTSALLQPLYGTTPYHYSSALDPLVQIMELPAIAAVRSDCPWNSLAELVDYAKQHPHAVKFGHSGLGSGNHLAGEMIVLNAGVALDQVPFKGAAESLAALLGGHVQLMFSAAPGIQEHVKSGAVKVIGVGSTKRMSDPLYSNVPTFQEQGIDVVFSFFFGIAAHKGMPKEVKTKLLEGLEKTVNDPEYIENMRKLGMEVNYLGHEEFFQKWLKETRRLTQVVKESGIAEKIAEQRK